In Pseudomonas sp. FP1742, the DNA window AGACGTCGCGTTGTCACCGTGGATGCAGATCGAGTCAGCCTCAATGGAGATTTCCAAACCTTCAATCGATTCGATGACACGCTCATTGACGAGCCGCAACATGCGTTTTGCAATGAGCTCGGGATCATGAATTAAAGCACCTGCAAGGCGCCGGTTCACCAGCGAACCGTCGGCGTTATAAGCCCGGTCGGCGAATGCCTCGCACACTACGCGAAGCCCTGCCTGGCGCGCCTGTTGAACAATCGGGGCCCCTGCCAGGGCCAGCAATGTAAGGTCGGGATCGACCGCCTTGATCGCTGCAATCACATCCGACGCCTGCCGGGCGTCGTTGGCGATCGTGTTGTACAGCGCGCCATGGGGTTTTACGTAATGGATGGAAGTGCCCGCGGCCTTGGCCAAACCTTGAAGCGCGCCAATCTGGTAGATCACATCCCCAATCAGCTCGGCACTGGATGGCTCCATTGCCCGACGACCGAAGCCAACGAGATCGCGGTAGCCCACATGAGCACCAATGATCACACCGCGACGCACTGCCTCCTCGATAACAGACAAGATGCCTGCGGGGTCCCCGGCGTGGAATCCGCAGGCGATGTTGGCACTGGAGACCAGATCCAGCATTGCTGAGTCGTCACCCATCGGCCACGGGCCAAAGCTTTCACCGAGGTCGCTGTTGAGGTCGATACTAGCCATATTGATTTTGTCTCAACGTTAGTCGTAGAACGCGGGCATCCAATCGCTACAACTTACGAAACACGCGTGAATTTGGTCAGGGTCGACGCCTTGATCAACTGGCCATACTTTTCACCGAAGGCTTTCGAGAAATCGCTGCTTGAGTGCAGCTGCAACGCCGCCTCATCGTCCCAGATTTCGTAGAACAGAAATTCGCCGGCATTGTCGTTGGAGACATGCAGGTCATATTGCACAAATCCCTGCTCGGTCTTGGCGACCGGTACCAACGTCTGCAATGCAGCCTTGAGCTCGACTTCTTTACCCGGTTGAGCGGTAACTGTTGCAACTACAATCAATTTATTACTCATGTTTCACCTCTTTACATTGTTAGTAGCTGTCGACTTTCAACCGACTCGTACCGAAACCTTGGTCTTGATCGAGTTGGCAATGAAACATCCCTTGTGTGCACGGTGATGCAGTCGCTCAAGCGCTTGGGCATCAGGTCGTTTTTCAGAGCTGAACCCGACCTGTGGATTGAGGGTGATTTCCGATACCCAGAAGCCGCCTTCATCGCGTTTGCTGACCACACCCACCGCGTTGTCGGTGTACGTGCTGACCGCATACCCCTGCCCTTCGGCAAGCGCCAGGAAATACAACATATGGCAACTGGCGAGTGCACTGACCAACAGTTGCTCGGGATCGGCCTTCTCTACAGCCCCAAGGTATTCCACAGCCGCCGAGGCCGGAATCTTCACGTCAGGACTGACGTGCACCACCAGGTCACGACTGTAGGTTTCCGGTTTGGTGGAGTGCGCGGCGGCGCACCACTCCACCCTTACGACATGCTCAGACATTCAGCCTCCTTGACTCTCAACTTCGATTAATCCGGGCGCCGGCGTATCAGGCCATCGACAATTCATTGGCATCGGCAGGCAGATCGGTTACCAACATATAACCAGGCTCGTGGGTAATGGCGATGTCCACATTGGCCTGCTGAATAGCCATTTGCGGGGTAACGCCGCACGCCCAGAAACCCAGAATGTCGCCTTCGCGAATCACCGGCGCGTCGCCGAAGTCAGGGTTGTAGACGTCCTTGATGCCGATTTCTTCAGGGTTGCCAATATGCACTGGAGCACCGTGTGCGAGCGGAAAACGTTCTGACAGCACGATCGCCTGAACCAGGTCGCTCGGGCTGAAAGCCCGCATGGAGACAACCATGTTCCCTTTGAACGGCCCGTTCTGCACCGTTGGCAAGTTCGTTTTGTACATGGGCACGTTGCGCCTGGCCGTAATGTGCCTGATCTCGATGCCGGCATTCAGGATCGCGTTTTCGAACGAGAAGGAACAACCGAGCGCGAAGATGACGAGGTCGTCTCTCCAGATCTCCAGCAGATTGTCCACCGTATCGATATGGACACCCTGCCGGTACACACGGTAGCGCGCCACATCTGTCCTGATGTCGATGTTGCCCGCCAACGGTAATGACGGATCTCCCGGTTTACC includes these proteins:
- a CDS encoding LamB/YcsF family protein, whose amino-acid sequence is MASIDLNSDLGESFGPWPMGDDSAMLDLVSSANIACGFHAGDPAGILSVIEEAVRRGVIIGAHVGYRDLVGFGRRAMEPSSAELIGDVIYQIGALQGLAKAAGTSIHYVKPHGALYNTIANDARQASDVIAAIKAVDPDLTLLALAGAPIVQQARQAGLRVVCEAFADRAYNADGSLVNRRLAGALIHDPELIAKRMLRLVNERVIESIEGLEISIEADSICIHGDNATSVATARALKEALIANDVQITSFIPGVNGGARE
- a CDS encoding OsmC family protein — its product is MSEHVVRVEWCAAAHSTKPETYSRDLVVHVSPDVKIPASAAVEYLGAVEKADPEQLLVSALASCHMLYFLALAEGQGYAVSTYTDNAVGVVSKRDEGGFWVSEITLNPQVGFSSEKRPDAQALERLHHRAHKGCFIANSIKTKVSVRVG
- a CDS encoding putative hydro-lyase, which produces MEPIKTMQAKSAQEVRQMIRDGLLRAPTSGYADGYMQANLMILPAEYAADFKGFCDKNPKSCPLVAMGKPGDPSLPLAGNIDIRTDVARYRVYRQGVHIDTVDNLLEIWRDDLVIFALGCSFSFENAILNAGIEIRHITARRNVPMYKTNLPTVQNGPFKGNMVVSMRAFSPSDLVQAIVLSERFPLAHGAPVHIGNPEEIGIKDVYNPDFGDAPVIREGDILGFWACGVTPQMAIQQANVDIAITHEPGYMLVTDLPADANELSMA
- a CDS encoding putative quinol monooxygenase, yielding MSNKLIVVATVTAQPGKEVELKAALQTLVPVAKTEQGFVQYDLHVSNDNAGEFLFYEIWDDEAALQLHSSSDFSKAFGEKYGQLIKASTLTKFTRVS